One Cupriavidus oxalaticus genomic region harbors:
- a CDS encoding gamma-butyrobetaine hydroxylase-like domain-containing protein, whose amino-acid sequence MSMLVPTRLELAWVEGTLRIHWPDGRCQSLEHSRLRAACRCAACRSKPGGETQAATARVVGVEDMGYGIQIVFDDGHDRGIYPWAYLQTL is encoded by the coding sequence ATGAGCATGCTGGTGCCTACGCGGTTGGAACTGGCCTGGGTTGAAGGGACGCTGCGCATCCACTGGCCGGATGGGCGCTGCCAGTCGCTAGAGCACTCGCGCCTGCGTGCAGCGTGCCGTTGTGCTGCATGCCGAAGCAAGCCTGGGGGAGAAACGCAGGCAGCAACTGCGCGCGTCGTCGGCGTGGAGGATATGGGCTATGGCATCCAGATCGTGTTCGACGACGGGCACGATCGCGGGATCTATCCGTGGGCTTACTTGCAGACGCTATAG
- a CDS encoding MoaD/ThiS family protein: protein MQVRIATPLFSYTGQREYVEAHGANIGALLDDLDRQFPGMRFRIVDEQGKLRPYIRVFVNRTQLMRLDAPLRETDEVHILQALAGG from the coding sequence ATGCAGGTACGCATTGCCACGCCGCTGTTTTCCTATACCGGCCAGCGCGAGTATGTGGAAGCCCACGGCGCGAACATCGGCGCGCTGCTGGACGACCTCGACCGGCAGTTTCCGGGGATGCGGTTCCGCATTGTCGATGAGCAGGGGAAGTTGAGGCCGTATATCCGCGTCTTCGTTAACCGGACGCAGTTGATGCGGCTGGATGCGCCGCTGCGGGAGACGGATGAGGTGCATATCCTGCAGGCGCTGGCGGGAGGATAG